Proteins encoded within one genomic window of Nonomuraea gerenzanensis:
- a CDS encoding extracellular solute-binding protein has product MRIAKITATTVTTAALALGLAACGSGEQPPSSSPSAAASSGPAFAGKTLSVWRLGDSNPAAAKYMEELNAEFTKQTGAQVKLEWIPWPQVADKFAAAATGTGPDVTEIGNDQVPMWQSQDALTPITDIAREGDRSQIPQNLYGYETVDNEIYAIPWGAGARAVLYRKDWFEELKIETPKTWDELVAAAKKIQAEKKGVDGFAFNGGSDANHLLAAFAWSEGGEYAVKEGDKWVGKLTEPAFAAGFGTYTSLVTDGLSSKANLTQNTTDIRTRFANNKVAMYLTAAWDLSGIEEDSKGKLKGDKLGFFPLPAKTGGVAPSFFGGNDIALWGTTQQADLGKEYIKLATSKTWADRYAKEGGLLPVYPDTLQAMNEDPAQGPFAQAFAKAKAFPADPNWSEADATKAVLQNAARAVIEGKKDANTALADANKELEEILNQ; this is encoded by the coding sequence GTGAGGATCGCTAAGATCACCGCCACTACGGTCACCACGGCCGCGCTGGCCCTGGGCCTGGCCGCTTGTGGCTCCGGTGAACAGCCCCCCTCGTCCTCACCCAGCGCCGCCGCCTCCTCCGGCCCCGCGTTCGCCGGCAAGACGCTCAGCGTGTGGCGGCTCGGCGACAGCAACCCCGCCGCGGCCAAGTACATGGAGGAGCTCAACGCCGAGTTCACCAAGCAGACCGGCGCGCAGGTCAAGCTGGAGTGGATCCCGTGGCCGCAGGTCGCCGACAAGTTCGCCGCCGCGGCGACCGGCACCGGCCCCGACGTGACCGAGATCGGCAACGACCAGGTGCCGATGTGGCAGAGCCAGGACGCGCTCACCCCGATCACCGACATCGCCCGTGAGGGCGACCGTTCGCAGATCCCCCAGAACCTCTACGGCTACGAGACCGTCGACAACGAGATCTACGCCATCCCGTGGGGCGCGGGCGCCCGCGCGGTGCTCTACCGCAAGGACTGGTTCGAAGAGCTCAAGATCGAGACGCCCAAGACCTGGGACGAGCTCGTCGCCGCCGCCAAGAAGATCCAGGCCGAGAAGAAGGGCGTGGACGGCTTCGCCTTCAACGGCGGCTCGGACGCCAACCACCTGCTGGCGGCCTTCGCCTGGTCCGAGGGCGGCGAGTACGCCGTCAAGGAGGGCGACAAGTGGGTCGGCAAGCTCACCGAGCCGGCCTTCGCCGCGGGCTTCGGCACCTACACCAGCCTGGTCACCGACGGCCTGTCCAGTAAGGCGAACCTGACGCAGAACACCACGGACATCCGGACGCGCTTCGCCAACAACAAGGTCGCGATGTACCTCACCGCCGCCTGGGACCTGTCGGGCATCGAGGAGGACTCCAAGGGCAAGCTGAAGGGCGACAAGCTCGGCTTCTTCCCGCTGCCCGCCAAGACCGGCGGCGTGGCGCCCTCCTTCTTCGGCGGCAACGACATCGCGCTGTGGGGCACCACCCAGCAGGCGGACCTCGGCAAGGAGTACATCAAGCTGGCCACCAGCAAGACCTGGGCCGACCGGTACGCCAAGGAGGGCGGCCTGCTGCCCGTCTACCCCGACACCCTGCAGGCGATGAACGAGGACCCGGCGCAGGGCCCGTTCGCGCAGGCGTTCGCCAAGGCCAAGGCCTTCCCCGCCGACCCCAACTGGTCTGAGGCCGACGCGACGAAGGCCGTGCTGCAGAACGCGGCACGCGCCGTCATCGAGGGCAAGAAGGACGCCAACACCGCCCTCGCGGACGCCAACAAGGAACTCGAAGAGATCCTGAACCAGTAG
- a CDS encoding ROK family transcriptional regulator, with the protein MSRDPGTPRLLRRLNDRAALELLLGDGPLTRAELGERTGLSKVTAGQLLARLEERGLVEVAGERAGGRGPHAALYAVVPSSAYVAGLEVLPDSLTVGVADITGRVVVEITVNPSDARDPVKAVHAAVQRACDAASVSLSQLRAFVIGTRGVVDPATGDVRISVDLPAWHVGVLASLRETLGTSVTIENDVNLVALAEHRHGAAVGHDDFVVVWAGVGQGLGVMLGGRLHRGITGGAGEIGWLPVPGEPLPSDVTRPQTGSFQRLVGHDALRGLAEEHGVAGHTVPDLVRGGDESYLDAVAARLALGAAAVTVVLDPGLIVLSGDIGRAGGERLAAKVQEAVARVCPSRPTVVTTRVAGNPVLRGALVAALEQAREQVFSDTV; encoded by the coding sequence ATGAGCCGAGACCCGGGAACTCCCCGGTTGCTACGCCGGCTGAACGACCGCGCGGCACTCGAACTGCTCCTCGGGGACGGCCCACTCACCCGTGCCGAGCTCGGCGAGCGGACCGGGCTCTCCAAGGTAACGGCAGGTCAGCTCCTCGCGCGCCTGGAGGAGCGGGGGCTGGTGGAGGTCGCGGGCGAGCGCGCGGGAGGCAGGGGGCCGCACGCCGCCCTGTACGCCGTGGTCCCGTCGAGCGCGTACGTGGCCGGCCTGGAGGTCCTGCCCGACAGTCTCACGGTCGGTGTGGCGGACATCACAGGCAGAGTCGTGGTCGAGATCACCGTCAATCCCTCCGACGCTCGCGATCCGGTCAAGGCGGTGCACGCCGCGGTGCAGCGGGCGTGCGACGCCGCCAGCGTCAGCCTCTCGCAACTGCGCGCGTTCGTCATCGGCACGAGAGGCGTCGTCGATCCGGCCACCGGTGACGTGCGCATCTCGGTGGACCTGCCCGCCTGGCACGTCGGCGTGCTGGCCAGCCTGCGCGAGACGCTCGGCACCTCCGTCACCATCGAGAACGACGTCAACCTGGTCGCCCTGGCCGAGCACCGCCACGGTGCGGCCGTCGGCCACGACGACTTCGTGGTCGTCTGGGCAGGCGTCGGCCAGGGCCTCGGCGTCATGCTGGGCGGCCGGCTGCACCGGGGCATCACCGGCGGCGCGGGCGAGATCGGCTGGCTGCCCGTGCCGGGCGAGCCGCTGCCCTCCGACGTCACCCGCCCGCAGACGGGCTCCTTCCAGCGCCTGGTGGGCCACGACGCGCTGCGCGGCCTGGCCGAGGAGCACGGCGTCGCCGGCCACACGGTGCCCGACCTGGTACGCGGCGGCGACGAGAGCTACCTCGACGCCGTGGCCGCCCGGCTGGCCCTGGGCGCGGCGGCCGTCACCGTCGTGCTCGACCCCGGCCTCATCGTGCTCAGCGGCGACATCGGCCGCGCCGGCGGCGAGCGGCTGGCGGCCAAGGTGCAGGAGGCCGTGGCCCGGGTGTGCCCGAGCCGCCCGACCGTCGTCACGACCAGGGTCGCGGGCAACCCGGTGCTGCGCGGCGCCCTGGTGGCCGCGCTCGAACAGGCCCGGGAGCAGGTCTTCTCCGACACTGTGTGA
- a CDS encoding M15 family metallopeptidase — protein sequence MWQSPNDVVLISDPRVTSIPVEESGEPLADVRGRLRVDPRLADEQGAYAHLRSGVLRRLEHAESLLPDGYHLLVVEGYRPVATQRRIFDEYRATLSHLPPAESYVAASRYVSPVEVAPHTAGAAVDLTLCAPDGTEYDMGTEVNDNPEQSCGACYTAAPNISDDARAHRKLLAAALEPAGLVNYPTEWWHWSYGDRYWAMSTRAGHALYGPVEFTA from the coding sequence ATGTGGCAGTCCCCGAACGACGTCGTGCTGATCTCGGACCCCCGCGTGACCTCCATCCCGGTGGAGGAGAGCGGCGAACCGCTCGCGGACGTGCGCGGGCGGCTGCGCGTGGACCCGCGCCTGGCCGACGAGCAGGGCGCCTACGCGCACCTGCGCTCCGGGGTGCTGCGGCGGCTGGAGCACGCGGAGAGCCTGTTGCCCGACGGCTACCACCTGCTGGTCGTCGAGGGGTATCGCCCTGTGGCCACCCAGCGCCGGATCTTCGACGAGTACCGTGCCACGCTCTCCCACCTGCCGCCCGCGGAGTCGTACGTCGCGGCCAGCCGGTACGTCTCACCGGTGGAGGTGGCCCCGCACACCGCCGGCGCCGCCGTGGACCTGACCCTGTGCGCGCCCGACGGCACCGAGTACGACATGGGCACCGAGGTCAACGACAACCCGGAGCAGAGCTGCGGCGCCTGCTACACCGCCGCGCCCAACATCTCCGACGACGCCCGCGCGCACCGCAAGCTGCTCGCCGCCGCCCTGGAGCCCGCCGGGCTGGTCAACTACCCCACCGAGTGGTGGCACTGGTCGTACGGCGACCGCTACTGGGCCATGTCCACCCGCGCCGGCCATGCACTCTACGGCCCCGTGGAGTTCACTGCCTGA
- a CDS encoding carboxylate-amine ligase produces MVALIGIEEEYLIVDPRTRHVTPRAAEVLAAATDMLDVVHEITRFQVEARTPPSADLSELGSQLRAARKEVAGAARSCGLAVVASGIPVLGNVMQPPLTDDDRYHQGRTLYRALQDEISICALHVHVDVPDAEHAVYVGNHLRPWLPTLIALAANSPFFVGRDTGYASWRVISWGRWPVSGAPPYFPSYGAYELALRALADSGVLLDPKTVYWDTRPSPRLPTVEIRVADVPLDVADSLTLIGLIRGLVVTALSAVARGDRGQPVPAEVLRAAYWRAARYGLQGDSLDVRHNTLVPAAVLAGRLLEHVRPALAEAGDLTFIQEGLDRLLRKGSGAMRQRRAYARGNHLEEVVDDLIEATVA; encoded by the coding sequence ATGGTTGCGCTCATCGGGATCGAAGAGGAGTACCTCATCGTCGATCCCCGCACCCGCCACGTGACTCCCCGGGCGGCCGAGGTCCTGGCCGCCGCGACGGACATGCTCGACGTGGTGCACGAAATCACCCGATTCCAGGTGGAGGCTCGCACGCCGCCCTCCGCCGACCTGAGCGAGCTGGGCTCGCAGTTGCGTGCCGCGCGCAAGGAGGTGGCGGGGGCGGCCCGCTCCTGCGGCCTGGCGGTCGTCGCCAGCGGCATCCCCGTCCTGGGCAACGTCATGCAGCCGCCGCTCACCGACGACGACCGCTACCACCAGGGCCGCACGCTCTACCGGGCGCTGCAGGACGAGATCAGCATCTGCGCCCTCCACGTGCACGTGGACGTGCCCGACGCCGAGCACGCCGTCTACGTGGGCAACCACTTACGGCCGTGGCTGCCGACGCTGATCGCGCTGGCCGCCAACTCGCCGTTCTTCGTGGGGCGCGACACCGGCTACGCCTCGTGGAGGGTGATCAGCTGGGGCCGGTGGCCGGTCTCGGGCGCGCCTCCGTACTTCCCGTCGTACGGGGCGTACGAGCTGGCCCTGCGGGCGCTGGCGGACTCGGGCGTGCTGCTCGACCCCAAGACCGTCTACTGGGACACCCGGCCGTCGCCCCGCCTGCCCACCGTGGAGATCAGGGTGGCCGACGTGCCGCTCGACGTGGCCGACAGCCTCACCCTGATCGGGCTCATCCGCGGGCTGGTGGTCACGGCCCTGTCGGCCGTCGCGCGCGGCGACCGCGGGCAGCCCGTGCCGGCCGAGGTGCTGCGTGCCGCCTACTGGCGGGCCGCCCGCTACGGGCTGCAGGGCGACAGCCTGGACGTGCGGCACAACACGCTCGTGCCGGCGGCGGTGCTGGCCGGGCGCCTCCTGGAGCACGTACGCCCGGCGCTGGCCGAGGCCGGCGACCTGACCTTCATCCAGGAGGGCCTCGACCGGCTGCTGCGCAAGGGGTCGGGGGCCATGCGGCAGCGGCGGGCGTACGCGCGGGGCAACCACCTCGAAGAGGTGGTGGACGACCTCATCGAGGCCACCGTCGCCTAG
- a CDS encoding sulfite exporter TauE/SafE family protein, with the protein MTDLLFLVGAGLLAGVVNALAGGGTLISFPALLALGYPGLTATVTNAVALWPGYLGGVLGYRAELRGQRRRATLLSVTAVLGACVGSSLLLLTPGKLFESMVPWLVAFASLALLAQPWLRQLIGGQEDGRTSRLVYAGTFLGGCYGAYFNGGMGVVLLTVLGLFLHDNLHRVNAVRAVLSLVVSSVSVVAFSLFGPVEWTAAAIIAPASLAGGFLGTRLAKLMPAKVLRGVVVAFGLGVAVALALH; encoded by the coding sequence ATGACCGACCTGCTCTTCCTGGTCGGTGCCGGCCTGCTGGCCGGTGTGGTGAACGCCCTGGCGGGCGGAGGGACGCTCATCTCGTTCCCCGCCCTCCTGGCGCTGGGTTACCCGGGCCTGACCGCCACCGTCACCAACGCGGTGGCGTTGTGGCCCGGCTATCTGGGGGGTGTGCTCGGCTACCGGGCCGAGCTGCGGGGACAGCGGCGCAGGGCCACCCTGCTGTCGGTGACGGCGGTGCTGGGGGCCTGCGTGGGCAGCTCGCTGCTGCTGCTCACGCCGGGCAAGCTGTTCGAGTCGATGGTGCCGTGGCTGGTGGCCTTCGCCAGCCTCGCCCTGCTGGCGCAGCCGTGGCTGCGCCAGCTCATCGGGGGCCAGGAGGACGGCCGGACCAGCCGGCTGGTCTACGCTGGAACGTTCCTCGGCGGCTGCTACGGCGCCTACTTCAACGGCGGCATGGGCGTGGTGCTGCTGACCGTGCTCGGCCTGTTCCTGCACGACAACCTGCATCGCGTCAACGCCGTGCGGGCCGTGCTGTCGCTGGTCGTCAGCTCGGTCTCGGTCGTGGCGTTCTCACTGTTCGGGCCCGTGGAGTGGACGGCCGCGGCGATCATCGCGCCGGCCAGCCTGGCGGGCGGCTTCCTCGGCACCCGCCTGGCCAAGCTGATGCCCGCCAAGGTGCTGCGGGGCGTGGTCGTCGCGTTCGGCCTGGGGGTGGCCGTCGCGCTCGCCCTGCACTAG
- a CDS encoding gamma-glutamyltransferase family protein, with protein sequence MVASTHWLASATGMGVLERGGNAFDAAVAAGFVLQVAEPHLNGPGGEVPILLWSEAEQKVSVVCGQGVAPAAATIERFAELGLDVVPGTGLLAATVPGAFGGWMLMLERWGTWSLADVLAPAIHYAEHGVPVLERISATIASVRELFTQDWPTSAATWLPGGNVPEPGSKLANPVLAATYRRVVAEAEAASSTREGQLAAARKAWYEGFVAEAIAEFSATTAWRDSSGEVHGGLLTGDDLAGWSASVEEPLTFDYRGHTVAKTGPWGQGPAFLQQLALLDGYDLDGMDFLGADYLHTVTEAAKLAFADREAWYGDTDVPMADLLSPAYNAERRRLIGAEASLELRPGAPGGRAPRLPVFPDPGTLSDAPGLSGARKPQGVGEPTVSKDGMVKGDTCHVDVVDRFGNMVSATPSGGWLQSSPTIPELGFCLGTRAQMFWLQEDVATALRPGTRPRTTLSPSFALRDGKPWLAFGTPGGDQQDQWSLNFFLAVVHGKLNLQEAVDAPMFHTEHFPSSFFPRGSRPGVVHVEDRVDPGVIAELRRRGHEVEVQGPWSLGRLSAVARDGAFLKAAANPRGAQGYAAGR encoded by the coding sequence ATGGTCGCCAGCACCCACTGGCTGGCCTCCGCCACCGGCATGGGCGTCCTGGAGCGCGGCGGCAACGCGTTCGACGCCGCGGTGGCCGCCGGATTCGTGCTGCAGGTCGCCGAGCCGCACCTGAACGGCCCCGGCGGCGAGGTGCCGATCCTGTTGTGGAGCGAGGCCGAGCAGAAGGTGTCGGTCGTGTGCGGTCAGGGCGTGGCCCCCGCCGCGGCCACGATCGAACGCTTCGCCGAGCTGGGCCTGGACGTCGTGCCCGGCACCGGGCTGCTGGCGGCGACCGTGCCGGGGGCGTTCGGCGGCTGGATGCTGATGCTGGAGCGCTGGGGCACCTGGTCGCTGGCCGACGTGCTGGCGCCCGCCATTCACTACGCCGAGCACGGCGTGCCGGTGCTGGAGCGGATCTCGGCCACGATCGCGTCGGTGCGGGAGCTGTTCACGCAGGACTGGCCCACGTCGGCGGCCACCTGGCTGCCGGGCGGGAACGTTCCCGAGCCCGGCTCCAAGCTGGCCAACCCCGTGCTGGCCGCCACCTACCGCCGGGTGGTCGCGGAGGCCGAGGCCGCGTCGAGCACCCGCGAGGGCCAGCTCGCCGCCGCCAGGAAGGCCTGGTACGAGGGCTTCGTCGCCGAGGCGATCGCCGAGTTCAGCGCGACGACGGCCTGGCGGGACAGCTCGGGCGAGGTGCACGGCGGCCTGCTCACGGGCGACGACCTGGCGGGCTGGTCGGCCTCGGTGGAGGAGCCGCTGACCTTCGACTACCGGGGTCACACGGTGGCCAAGACCGGCCCGTGGGGCCAGGGGCCCGCGTTCCTGCAGCAGCTCGCCCTGCTCGACGGGTACGACCTGGACGGCATGGACTTCCTCGGCGCCGACTACCTGCACACGGTGACGGAGGCCGCCAAGCTGGCCTTCGCCGACCGCGAGGCCTGGTACGGCGACACCGACGTGCCCATGGCCGACCTGCTGAGCCCGGCCTACAACGCCGAGCGGCGGCGGCTGATCGGCGCCGAGGCCAGCCTGGAGCTGCGGCCGGGAGCCCCCGGCGGGCGGGCGCCCCGGCTGCCCGTCTTCCCCGACCCCGGCACGCTGAGCGACGCCCCCGGCCTGTCCGGCGCCCGCAAGCCGCAGGGCGTCGGCGAGCCCACGGTCTCCAAGGACGGCATGGTCAAGGGCGACACGTGCCACGTGGACGTCGTGGACCGCTTCGGCAACATGGTGTCGGCCACCCCCAGCGGCGGCTGGCTGCAGAGCTCCCCCACCATCCCGGAGCTGGGCTTCTGCCTGGGCACCCGGGCCCAGATGTTCTGGCTGCAGGAGGACGTGGCCACCGCGCTGCGCCCCGGCACGCGCCCCCGTACGACGCTGTCGCCGTCGTTCGCGCTCAGGGACGGCAAGCCGTGGCTGGCGTTCGGCACCCCCGGCGGCGACCAGCAGGACCAGTGGAGCCTGAACTTCTTCCTCGCGGTCGTCCACGGCAAGCTCAACCTGCAGGAGGCCGTGGACGCCCCCATGTTCCACACCGAGCACTTCCCCAGCTCGTTCTTCCCGCGCGGCTCCCGCCCCGGCGTGGTGCACGTGGAGGACCGGGTGGATCCGGGCGTCATAGCGGAGCTGCGCCGGCGCGGGCACGAGGTCGAGGTGCAGGGCCCGTGGTCGCTCGGCAGGCTGAGCGCGGTCGCCCGTGACGGCGCCTTCCTCAAGGCCGCCGCCAACCCGCGTGGCGCCCAGGGCTACGCTGCCGGCCGATGA
- a CDS encoding ABC transporter ATP-binding protein, protein MILRIDNLVKHYGPVRAVDGLSLEIGEGEVLGLVGESGSGKSTVGKCVLRLTEPTAGSIELGGKDITHLSRRAMRPLRRDVHMVFQDPFSSLNPRFTIERIVAEPLLRHKVTDRREVANRVAAMLEKVGLRQEMRKRFPHELSGGQRQRVGLARALILEPKLVVADEPVSALDVSVQASVLNLITDLQRDMGFSCLFITHDLSVVEFLADRIAVMYLGRIVESGPTAEIFAQPRHPYTQALLSAAPVADPARQRERRRIVLGGDVPSPMDPPSGCRFHTRCPLAYDECRTSEPLLNDPRGGGHPAACHLVTADRVPDAAK, encoded by the coding sequence GTGATCCTGCGGATCGACAACCTGGTCAAGCACTACGGCCCCGTGCGGGCCGTGGACGGCCTGTCGCTGGAGATCGGCGAGGGCGAGGTGCTCGGGCTGGTCGGCGAGTCGGGCAGCGGCAAGTCCACGGTCGGCAAGTGCGTGCTGCGCCTGACCGAGCCGACGGCGGGCTCGATCGAGCTGGGCGGCAAGGACATCACGCACCTGTCGCGCCGGGCCATGCGCCCGCTGCGCAGGGACGTGCACATGGTCTTCCAGGACCCGTTCTCCTCGCTCAACCCGCGCTTCACGATCGAGCGGATCGTGGCCGAGCCGCTGCTGCGGCACAAGGTCACCGACCGGCGCGAGGTCGCGAACCGGGTGGCGGCGATGCTGGAGAAGGTGGGGCTGCGCCAGGAGATGCGCAAGCGCTTCCCGCACGAGCTGTCCGGTGGGCAGCGGCAGCGGGTGGGGCTGGCCAGGGCGCTGATCCTGGAGCCCAAGCTGGTCGTGGCGGACGAGCCCGTGTCGGCGCTGGACGTGTCCGTGCAGGCGTCGGTGCTCAACCTGATCACCGATCTGCAGCGGGACATGGGCTTCTCGTGCCTGTTCATCACGCATGACCTGTCGGTCGTGGAGTTCCTGGCCGACCGGATCGCGGTCATGTACCTGGGCAGGATCGTCGAGTCGGGGCCGACGGCCGAGATCTTCGCGCAGCCGCGGCATCCGTACACGCAGGCCCTGCTGTCGGCGGCGCCGGTGGCCGACCCCGCCAGGCAGCGGGAGCGGCGCAGGATCGTACTCGGCGGTGACGTGCCGAGCCCGATGGACCCGCCGTCCGGCTGCCGTTTCCACACGCGGTGCCCGCTCGCCTACGACGAGTGCCGTACCTCCGAACCTCTGTTGAACGACCCGCGTGGTGGCGGTCACCCCGCCGCGTGCCACCTGGTAACGGCGGACCGCGTCCCCGACGCGGCCAAGTAA
- a CDS encoding ABC transporter ATP-binding protein, translating to MSLLEITDLKVGFDTEDGHVQAVRDISLTLDEGEILALCGESGCGKSVTAMSIPRLLPPATTRLSGSIKLDGRELTTLPEPEMRQVRGKTVSVVFQEPMTSLNPSFTVGYQITEVLRRHERLSRQVANKRAVELLELVGIPAPVRRMKEYPHQLSGGMRQRVMIAIAVACSPRVLIADEPTTALDVTIQAGVLDVFRDLRDRLGTAIILITHDLGVVADIADRAMVMYAGRAVEQAPVAELFADPRHPYTLGLMKALPSAAVNSRLAEIPGMVPSPLSDPDECAFQDRCRFAQADCRAARPLLERQADNHLAACFHPGGQW from the coding sequence ATGAGCCTGCTGGAGATCACCGACCTCAAGGTCGGCTTCGACACCGAGGACGGCCACGTCCAGGCGGTCAGGGACATCTCGCTCACCCTGGACGAGGGCGAGATCCTCGCGCTGTGCGGCGAGTCGGGCTGCGGCAAGTCGGTCACCGCCATGTCGATCCCCCGGCTGCTGCCGCCCGCCACCACGCGGCTGTCCGGCTCCATCAAGCTGGACGGCCGCGAGCTGACCACGCTGCCCGAGCCGGAGATGCGGCAGGTGCGCGGCAAGACCGTCTCGGTCGTCTTCCAGGAGCCGATGACCTCGCTGAACCCGTCGTTCACGGTCGGATACCAGATCACCGAGGTGCTGCGCAGGCACGAGAGGCTGTCGCGGCAGGTCGCGAACAAGCGGGCCGTGGAGCTGCTGGAGCTGGTCGGCATCCCCGCGCCGGTGCGCCGGATGAAGGAGTATCCGCACCAGCTCTCCGGCGGCATGCGGCAGCGCGTGATGATCGCCATCGCGGTGGCCTGCTCGCCGCGCGTGCTGATCGCCGACGAGCCCACCACGGCGCTCGACGTGACGATCCAGGCGGGCGTGCTGGACGTCTTCCGCGACCTGCGCGACCGGCTCGGCACCGCGATCATCCTCATCACGCACGACCTGGGCGTGGTGGCCGACATCGCCGACAGGGCCATGGTCATGTACGCGGGCCGCGCCGTCGAGCAGGCCCCGGTGGCCGAGCTGTTCGCCGATCCGCGGCATCCGTACACGCTGGGCCTGATGAAGGCCCTGCCCTCCGCCGCCGTGAACAGCCGCCTGGCGGAGATCCCCGGCATGGTGCCCTCGCCGCTGTCGGACCCCGACGAGTGCGCCTTCCAGGACCGCTGCCGGTTCGCCCAGGCGGACTGCCGGGCGGCCAGGCCGCTGCTCGAACGCCAGGCCGACAACCATCTGGCGGCCTGCTTCCACCCGGGAGGTCAGTGGTGA